Genomic DNA from Hordeum vulgare subsp. vulgare chromosome 2H, MorexV3_pseudomolecules_assembly, whole genome shotgun sequence:
CTGTTGCATAATAATTACGGCCCTATGGTATGACATGACATTAACGGATAACACTGATATGGTATGCAGGTGACCACAAACCCTTGGGACGATTCGCGCGTGCCTGGGGGATCCTCAGGTGGTTCTGCTTCTGCGGTTTCTGCTAGACAGTGTGTGGTGTCCTTAGGGAGTGACACAGGTGGAAGTGTGAGGCAACCGGCATCGTTTTGTGGTGTGGTAGGGTTAAAGCCAACTTATGGCCGGGTATCTCGTTTTGGCCTCATGGCTTATGCTTCATCACTGGATGTTGTGGGATGCTTTGGATCATCAGTTTTTGACACTGCAACCATATTGTCTGTCATTGCTGGCCATGACAAAATGGATTCAACCAGCAGCTCTCATGTAAGAACCTGAAACTTCACCTTAATGTACATCTTCCATATTTTTTGTTTCAGTCCAGATATGTTTTCATCTAATTTAGTTGGGAACCACTTACACTTCCCTTAGTTCAGCCAGTTAAGTAACTATGACTAAGTAATAGCCTCTTAGCATGTATCCATGTGCGAAACAAGAAAACATAAATCATATGACTAACTTACCGGAGCAAGACCTTATCTTCCGTTGACAACTGTCATTCTCATTATGGCGGATTCTCTTCTTGTACGTTTCCTTCTCATGAATCGTGATTTTGTGCGTCGGTTGTTTGATGCACTTATGGTGTTGAACTGTTGGTAACCACTGTGAAATGCCATTGCCCATTTACTTTGTGAGGGCAGAAGGACTGCATATTGTTGCCCATCTCAAACATATAAAATGCTAATGCAATTCACTATGTGTAAGAAAAAGTGCAAGGCACGCTTGTAGTGTGTTTTTTACAAGGCATTAAAattcttgatctattttgttttggaTCTACATTTATGCAAGCGGATCTATAGCCAGTAGATCTCGAAACAAGAAGGCAGTAAGCATGTCTCATTGCTGCTCAATCTGATCTCTCATATCACTTTCTCAGGATGTTCCAGACTATAGATCAGACTTGGCATCTCTAAGTTTACTAGAATCAAAACCATTAAATAATGTGAGAATTGGGATTATCCAAGAAACTCTTGGAGAGGGTGTGGATGCTGGAGTCATATCATCAATCAGGGCTGCTGCTTCGCATCTGGAACAGCTAGGATCGGTGGTGGAAGAGGTTTGTTGCTTCTCTTTTGCtagaaaaagaataaaaataaataaaaatggatATAATAATCAATGAACTATTCTTTTCAATGCTTTTCAGGTTTCGATGCCTTCATTTTCTCTTGGCTTGCCAGCATATTACATATTGGCCTCTTCTGAAGCCTCATCTAATTTGTCACGCTATGATGGCATCAGGTGGTACTTGAACCTCCCATTCCAATTATTTTCAATCTATAAATATTTATGTTCTCGAGAACTCATTTTCAGGTATGGGCGGCAGGTTTCGGCTGATGACTTGAATGAGCTCTACGGAAATTCCCGGGCTAGTGGTCTCGGTCATGAGGTACAGTGCCTCCACCGGGCCACCCCAAGACGCTTCTCCATATTTCTCAGTATCTGTCCTTATTGTGATTAAATGATCATTAGTACTATGGAAATGAAAGCATAGAAAGCTATCACACCTGTTAGTTGTGTATATATGAGTTTAGAAAGCTGATTTGATCCGTCATCAAGCAGAGCTTTCAAGTTTAGTGCCGGTGAGTACATACATTCATAAATGAACTACCATGCTAAGCTATGTAACCCAACAAACTCTGCACATGTCAAGTCAGTGGCACCATGCTTGTTGGAATGCTAAGTGTATTGACATTACGTGGTACGTGACCGCTGAATCTGTAATACCTGAgcaaggaaaaataataatagtTCTGCACGCAATGTTTGGTACTACTTAAATATTTTATCTTTTATAAGTGGACAACAATAATGGTTTGCGGTAAATCGCATGAAGTATAATTTTGATTGCTCTTTTCAGGTCAAAATGAGAATTTTGATGGGAACTTATGCATTATCTGCTGGATACTATGATGCATACTACAAACGAGCGCAACAGGTAACCATAGGAATAGGAAGGTGGCATCCAGTGCAAATTTGCATTTTGATCATTTTTACCTCTTAACTGACAAAAATTACACTGTAGTAGGTGAGGACGCTGGTTAAGAAAAGCTTCGAAGAAGCTTTGGGCAAATACGATATTCTTATTTCACCTGCTGCTCCATCAGCAGCCTACAAGATAGGTATGGTATTATCTGCCCTGTCCTCCCTAAAAGAAGTATGGTCCCTTCCCTTTCTTTCCTTTCACATTGATAACGTGAGCCTTGTTGGCAGGTGAAAAGACAAATGATCCATTAGCTATGTACGCCGGAGACATCATGACGGTAATAAATTGTTGAATGTGCAATTTTTTTTATGTATAACTGCAGACTTATAACTGTTTGCTTTTGTTCCAAAGTAACACTCCCTCTGTCCAGAATTACTTGTCGCATAAAttgataaaaatggatgtatctagaactaaaatacatctagatacatccattcctatgacaagtatttccggacggcggGAGTAGTAAATTAGTGATGTTGCCTGCCTTATCGTGCACCTTTTAGTTCTTGCAAAGATAGTTTATCATATTGGTAAAGCTGCCAGCTGTAGTTGAATTCTTCCGCTGTCATTTTGCGTGTGTTAAAAGTTATCACGTTAGTGAGATCTCATAGAGCGCAGTGCAAATCTGATATGACTGATGCAGGTGAATGTTAACATGGCTGGGCTTCCTGCATTGGTTGTGCCTTGTGGATTCGTCGAAGGTGGGTCTGCGGGTCTC
This window encodes:
- the LOC123428185 gene encoding glutamyl-tRNA(Gln) amidotransferase subunit A, chloroplastic/mitochondrial, which translates into the protein MPPPLQAHRMLLSHRRTSPIPRRRFTAVSSLSSPPAKTLAPGPTPSSILSIRESLLSGERTAADITSEYLSRLRRTEPSLRSFIHVADAAAEREAEELDRRIASGGQDAVGPLAGVLVGVKDNLCTASMPSTGGSRILDGFQPAYDATAVRRLREAGAIVVGKTNLDEFGMGSTTEGSGFQVTTNPWDDSRVPGGSSGGSASAVSARQCVVSLGSDTGGSVRQPASFCGVVGLKPTYGRVSRFGLMAYASSLDVVGCFGSSVFDTATILSVIAGHDKMDSTSSSHDVPDYRSDLASLSLLESKPLNNVRIGIIQETLGEGVDAGVISSIRAAASHLEQLGSVVEEVSMPSFSLGLPAYYILASSEASSNLSRYDGIRYGRQVSADDLNELYGNSRASGLGHEVKMRILMGTYALSAGYYDAYYKRAQQVRTLVKKSFEEALGKYDILISPAAPSAAYKIGEKTNDPLAMYAGDIMTVNVNMAGLPALVVPCGFVEGGSAGLPVGLQMIGSPFSEGNLLRVGHIFEQTLQDLSFVPPLAADN